From Erinaceus europaeus chromosome 9, mEriEur2.1, whole genome shotgun sequence, one genomic window encodes:
- the LOC103120197 gene encoding olfactory receptor 10R2, protein MHVFIVDSSCLAKFSLDTSCSLHLQFHTISFGILPPCYPTKSGKSASSLGFPTSTEVEAQETQVLIKSHSFASKEELTISTVSNMGALGPEEVTQEMRIKVPNGFRRLLLREITLHYSGVPNEISEVLAENITLVTEFLLLGFSSLGEIQLALFVVFLLLYLVILSGNVTIISVIHLDQNLHTPMYFFLGILSTSETFYTFVILPKMLLNLLSVARTISFTCCALQMFFFLGFAITNCLLLGVMGYDQYAAICQPLHYPILMNWRTCGKLAAACGIGGFLASFIVVNLVFSLPFCSANEVNHYFCDISPVIRLACTSSDSHELVIFICGVLVLVVPFLFICVSYFCIVRTILKIPSAEGKRKAFSTCASHLTVVIIHYGCASYIYLRPTANYVSNRDRLVTVTYTIVTPLLNPMVYSLRNKDVQVAIRKVLGKKASLKLYN, encoded by the exons ATGCATGTGTTCATTGTAGATTCTTCCTGCCTGGCTAAATTCTCCTTAGACACAAGCTGTTCTCTGCATTTGCAATTCCATACCATCAGTTTCGGGATACTGCCTCCTTGCTACCCTACTAAATCTGGAAAATCAGCTTCTTCACTTGGCTTTCCCACATCAACTGAAGTTGAAGCCCAA GAAACACAAGTTCTCATCAAATCCCATAGTTTTGCCTCTAAAGAAGAACTAACTATTTCAACAGTATCAAATATGGGAGCCTTGGGGCCTGAAGAG GTTACACAGGAGATGAGAATAAAGGTACCTAATGGATTTAGAAGGTTGTTACTCAGAGAAATTACCCTGCATTATTCAGGTGTGCCCAATGAAATTTCAGAG GTCTTGGCAGAAAATATCACACTGGTCACTGAGTTCCTGCTGCTGGGTTTTTCAAGCCTTGGGGAAATCCAGCTCGCCCTCTTTGTGGTTTTCCTCTTGCTCTACTTAGTTATTCTTAGTGGCAATGTCACAATTATCAGCGTTATCCACTTGGATCAGAACCTCCACACCCCAATGTACTTCTTTCTAGGCATCCTCTCCACATCAGAGACCTTCTATACCTTTGTCATCCTCCCTAAGATGCTCCTCAATCTCCTTTCTGTGGCCAGGACAATCTCCTTCACTTGCTGTGCACTCCAAATGTTCTTTTTCCTTGGCTTTGCTATTACCAACTGTCTACTCCTGGGTGTGATGGGCTATGACCAGTATGCTGCCATTTGCCAGCCTCTACACTACCCCATCCTCATGAACTGGAGGACATGTGGAAAGTTAGCGGCAGCCTGTGGGATTGGAGGCTTTTTGGCCTCTTTCATAGTCGTGAACCTTGTTTTCAGCCTACCTTTCTGCAGCGCCAATGAGGTGAACCATTATTTCTGTGACATCTCACCAGTTATCCGCCTGGCTTGTACCAGCTCAGACTCACATGAGTTGGTCATATTCATCTGTGGGGTCCTTGTGCTAGTGGTCCCATTTCTGTTCATCTGTGTGTCCTATTTCTGCATTGTGAGGACCATCCTAAAGATCCCCTCTGCAGAAGGCAAGCGCAAAGCCTTCTCCACCTGTGCCTCCCACCTCACTGTGGTCATCATCCACTATGGCTGTGCTTCCTATATCTACCTGAGGCCCACGGCCAACTACGTGTCCAATAGGGATAGACTGGTGACAGTCACGTACACCATTGTCACTCCATTATTAAACCCCATGGTCTACAGTCTCAGAAACAAGGATGTTCAAGTTGCTATCAGGAAAGTATTGGGGAAGAAAGCATCTCTCAAATTATATAATTGA